A single Corynebacterium stationis DNA region contains:
- a CDS encoding YccF domain-containing protein, which translates to MKTILNIIWFIFGGFFLAAGYFLAGVIACILVVTIPAGVASFRMASYALWPFGRSVVQPTKGTGGFSAIGNLIWFLVAGLWLAIGHVVTAAGQAVTIVGIPLAIANVKMIPVTCFPFGRSIVPSDRIPFGYEPMVKL; encoded by the coding sequence ATGAAAACTATCCTGAACATCATCTGGTTTATCTTCGGTGGCTTCTTTCTGGCGGCGGGGTATTTCCTTGCCGGTGTTATTGCATGCATCCTTGTTGTGACTATCCCCGCGGGTGTGGCTAGTTTCCGCATGGCTAGCTACGCGCTGTGGCCATTTGGACGCAGCGTTGTTCAGCCAACTAAGGGAACTGGCGGGTTTTCTGCCATCGGTAACCTCATCTGGTTCCTCGTCGCCGGTCTATGGCTGGCGATTGGCCACGTCGTTACCGCAGCTGGCCAAGCTGTCACCATCGTTGGTATTCCGCTAGCGATTGCCAATGTCAAGATGATTCCGGTGACCTGCTTCCCATTCGGACGCAGCATCGTGCCATCGGATCGCATTCCTTTCGGCTACGAGCCAATGGTTAAGCTCTAA
- a CDS encoding DNA-formamidopyrimidine glycosylase family protein, producing the protein MPEGDSVLQLSNKMQFMVGREVTYTSIRVPRYAAATFTGDYCENVWPYGKHLFMQFGEQILHTHLKMEGQWSIHYEGDKWRKPGFSARVVLKLANTPRDIEVVGHSLGNVDVYPIDNYYDHIEHLGPDILDEQWESDGRDEAIKRILARPERSIGAALLDQKNVAGIGNEYRAEACFIAGIHPSDSVAAIGPELVERIVDISHRIMWANRNSPVRVTTGVRRAGETTYVFGRNHKRCRRCGTAIYTDRLGGPDAGGEEGELERIIWVCPHCQPRRD; encoded by the coding sequence ATGCCCGAAGGCGATTCAGTCTTACAGCTGTCCAACAAGATGCAGTTCATGGTCGGCCGCGAAGTCACCTATACCTCCATCCGAGTACCGCGCTATGCCGCGGCCACGTTTACGGGCGATTATTGCGAAAATGTCTGGCCCTACGGCAAACACCTGTTCATGCAATTCGGGGAGCAGATCCTGCATACTCACCTGAAGATGGAAGGGCAGTGGTCCATTCACTACGAGGGCGATAAGTGGCGCAAGCCTGGCTTTAGCGCCCGCGTCGTTTTAAAACTGGCAAATACCCCACGCGATATCGAAGTAGTCGGACACAGCCTTGGCAACGTGGATGTGTACCCGATTGACAACTACTACGACCATATCGAGCACCTCGGGCCAGATATTCTGGATGAGCAATGGGAGTCTGATGGCCGTGACGAGGCCATCAAACGTATCCTGGCTCGGCCAGAGCGTTCAATCGGTGCGGCGTTGCTTGACCAGAAGAATGTCGCGGGCATCGGTAACGAGTACCGCGCTGAAGCCTGTTTCATTGCCGGTATTCATCCCAGTGACTCTGTAGCCGCTATCGGGCCAGAGCTGGTGGAAAGGATAGTAGACATCTCCCACCGCATCATGTGGGCAAACAGAAACTCGCCAGTGCGCGTAACCACCGGAGTGCGGCGCGCCGGGGAAACCACCTATGTCTTCGGCAGAAACCACAAGCGTTGCCGACGCTGCGGCACCGCCATCTACACAGACAGACTCGGCGGCCCCGATGCCGGTGGCGAAGAAGGCGAGCTCGAGCGCATCATCTGGGTCTGCCCACACTGCCAACCACGCCGAGATTAA
- a CDS encoding ATP-dependent helicase, with translation MAKNVLSRFKPAVAGWFEDVFTEPTAVQEQAWDAISRGNHALLVAPTGSGKTLAAFLWALNNLIEREGQTSLPLAARNDGVGLGSEGGSTTNAGVKVLYISPLKALGVDIERNLRVPLAGISRVAQRLGVDEPDISIGVRSGDTPQPERNRQLRKPPDVLITTPESAYLMLTSKAAGILATVDTVIIDEIHAIAGSKRGVHMALTMERLAQVAGEFQRIGLSATVRPLETVANFLGGGRPVEIIAPPAKKKWQLDIHVPVEDMSDLPTPEQGSTIGEMTVDDPLGITSQELVDAADSGLTESALPVASSIWPFIEQAIYDQVMEHRSTLVFVNSRRTAERLTSRLNEIWASIHDPESLSPELRRDPAQLMKAVDVAGKAPAVIARAHHGSVSKDERAMTETMLKEGALRAVVSTSSLELGIDMGAVELVIQVESPPAVASGLQRIGRAGHVVGATSHGSFYPKHRADLLQTTVVVQKMVEGGIEKLHIPTNPLDVLAQHTVAAVAAAPEGLTADDWYDTVIRAWPYRDLAREVFDSVIDLVSGVYPSTDFAELRPRVVYDRITGVMTARPGAQRVAVTNAGTIPDRGMFGVFIAGGEGAPRRVGELDEEMVYESRVGDVFTLGASSWRIEDITRDQVIVTPAPGHTGRLPFWSGDAAGRPYELGQAIGAFRREAHANPELITHTDAWAKDNLRAFLHEQYEATGSIPDDSTLVMERFKDELGDWRIVLHSPFGRGVNAPWALAIGARIAERTGMDAQAVAGDDGIVLRLPEGEAEPDASIFAFDPDEIEDIVTEQVGGSALFASRFRECAARALLLPRRNPGKRAPLWQQRQRAEQLLDVARKYPSFPIILETVRECLQDVYDVPSLVEVIREIAHRKVRIAEVTTEQPSPFASSLLFNYTGAFMYEGDSPLAEKRAAALALDPALLAKLLGTVELRELLEPEIIAEVHAQLQRTDPTRRPQTSEQVADMLRVIGPIPVDNLGEHTDVPLQTLHQQLSHRIMEVRIGGRMHLAQAQDAALLRDGLGIPVPPGTPAQVETITDALDQLVSRWARTRGPFVLRELADAFSLSVSIAHSTISRMDSVIDGHYRRGVDEVEYCANEVLRVIRSRSLARARAQTEPVSAATFGRFLPDWNNVAPVIEGATGNMRRPSLRGADGVYAVLEQLAGVRLPASAWESMVLPSRVGDYSPLMLDELTANGEVLIVGAGKAGSSDPWVMLLPADYAAGLVPIQDEEISGLTGLQESILALLSRGGGFLFADIYRDTSISNERGLDVGVGAGSDAPTTDQVREALWGLVEMGLVSPDSFAPIRTRLSAHGSGRSAHKQKRRPQRSRLRMGRTSFAQTQRANPTPPDMNGRWALTIPASHDATARSAAQGEAWLDRYGVVTRGSVVSEDVLGGFALAYKVLSGFEESGKAMRGYVIEGLGAAQFSTPAVIDRLRGLSDSPDITGWPSGTTTPDTVVLAACDPANPYGAALPWPQQGPSRAAGALVVLIDGLCAAHLTRGGKTLTTFFDQLPEGIEHAQALEYVYRALMALISTGRFSPLVIEKANGTSIFDSTIANQFRALGAGISPRGIRLATKSAAPRVPNAPGTRREHGTTNAPGTFEWEVDAEPDTEAPSPRRGRSINEALDELSFDDPPTEEPPQQRSSGPMRPRRGPQPPRGRGRR, from the coding sequence ATGGCCAAAAACGTTCTTTCTCGCTTCAAGCCAGCTGTTGCTGGATGGTTCGAGGATGTTTTCACCGAACCGACCGCCGTCCAAGAACAAGCCTGGGACGCTATTTCCCGAGGCAATCACGCTTTGCTGGTCGCACCCACTGGTTCAGGTAAGACCTTGGCCGCATTCTTGTGGGCGCTGAACAACCTGATTGAACGCGAAGGCCAAACTTCACTGCCGCTTGCAGCGCGCAATGACGGGGTGGGACTCGGCTCAGAGGGAGGAAGCACCACCAACGCTGGGGTGAAGGTGCTGTACATCTCGCCTTTGAAGGCGCTTGGTGTGGATATTGAACGCAACCTCCGGGTGCCGTTGGCAGGTATTTCGCGCGTGGCGCAGCGCCTGGGTGTGGATGAGCCGGATATATCTATTGGCGTGCGCTCGGGCGATACCCCGCAGCCGGAGCGCAACCGGCAGTTGCGCAAGCCGCCTGATGTTTTGATTACCACGCCGGAATCTGCGTATTTGATGCTGACCTCGAAGGCCGCGGGCATTTTAGCCACGGTGGATACGGTCATCATTGATGAAATCCATGCCATCGCTGGGTCTAAACGTGGGGTGCACATGGCGTTGACCATGGAACGCCTGGCGCAGGTAGCAGGGGAGTTTCAGCGCATCGGTTTGTCTGCCACGGTGCGTCCGCTAGAAACGGTGGCGAACTTCTTAGGCGGTGGGCGGCCGGTGGAGATTATTGCGCCGCCGGCGAAGAAGAAGTGGCAGTTGGATATCCATGTGCCGGTCGAGGACATGTCGGATCTGCCCACGCCGGAGCAAGGCTCCACCATCGGTGAGATGACAGTAGATGATCCATTGGGGATTACCTCGCAAGAACTTGTCGATGCCGCTGATTCGGGTTTAACAGAATCGGCCCTGCCGGTGGCGAGCTCTATTTGGCCTTTTATTGAGCAGGCCATCTATGACCAAGTGATGGAGCACCGCTCGACGCTGGTCTTTGTCAACTCCCGGCGTACCGCAGAGCGCCTGACCTCGCGGCTGAATGAAATCTGGGCGTCCATTCATGACCCGGAATCCTTGTCGCCGGAGCTACGCCGTGACCCAGCGCAGCTGATGAAAGCTGTGGATGTTGCCGGCAAAGCCCCGGCAGTCATTGCGCGAGCGCATCACGGCTCAGTATCTAAAGATGAGCGCGCGATGACTGAGACCATGCTTAAAGAAGGTGCGCTGCGCGCTGTGGTGTCTACGAGTTCTTTGGAACTGGGCATTGACATGGGTGCGGTAGAGCTTGTCATTCAGGTGGAATCCCCACCGGCGGTGGCTTCTGGCCTGCAGCGCATCGGGCGCGCCGGGCACGTTGTCGGTGCTACCAGTCATGGTTCTTTCTATCCCAAGCACAGAGCGGATCTTCTGCAGACCACGGTGGTGGTGCAGAAGATGGTGGAAGGGGGCATCGAAAAGCTGCATATCCCCACTAATCCCTTGGACGTTTTGGCGCAGCACACCGTCGCCGCGGTAGCTGCAGCCCCAGAGGGGCTAACCGCCGATGACTGGTATGACACCGTCATCCGGGCCTGGCCATACCGGGATTTGGCGCGTGAGGTCTTTGACTCTGTCATTGACTTGGTCTCTGGCGTGTACCCGTCCACTGATTTTGCGGAGCTGCGCCCACGCGTGGTCTATGACCGGATTACCGGTGTGATGACCGCGCGGCCCGGCGCGCAACGGGTGGCGGTGACTAATGCTGGCACGATTCCTGACCGCGGCATGTTTGGTGTGTTCATCGCCGGTGGTGAGGGCGCACCGCGTCGCGTGGGTGAGCTTGATGAGGAAATGGTTTATGAATCGCGCGTCGGCGATGTATTTACCCTGGGTGCGTCCTCGTGGCGAATTGAGGACATCACCCGTGACCAAGTGATTGTGACTCCGGCGCCGGGGCATACCGGCCGCTTGCCGTTTTGGTCGGGCGACGCCGCTGGTAGACCGTATGAATTAGGCCAAGCGATTGGTGCGTTTCGGCGTGAGGCGCATGCGAACCCGGAGCTGATTACCCATACTGATGCGTGGGCGAAGGATAACCTCCGTGCCTTTTTGCATGAGCAGTATGAGGCCACGGGTTCGATTCCGGATGATTCCACGCTGGTGATGGAACGGTTTAAAGATGAGTTGGGCGACTGGCGCATCGTGTTGCACTCGCCGTTTGGCCGCGGGGTTAATGCCCCATGGGCGCTGGCGATTGGCGCGCGCATTGCAGAGCGCACCGGCATGGATGCCCAGGCGGTGGCCGGCGATGATGGAATTGTGTTGCGCCTGCCAGAAGGTGAGGCGGAGCCGGATGCGTCGATTTTTGCCTTCGACCCGGATGAGATTGAAGATATCGTCACCGAGCAAGTCGGTGGCTCAGCGCTTTTCGCCTCGCGGTTTCGTGAATGCGCTGCCCGGGCATTGCTGCTTCCTAGGCGCAATCCGGGAAAGCGCGCGCCGTTGTGGCAGCAGCGCCAGCGCGCCGAGCAGCTTTTGGATGTCGCACGGAAATATCCATCATTTCCCATCATTTTGGAAACAGTGCGCGAGTGCCTCCAAGATGTCTACGATGTGCCGAGCTTGGTGGAAGTCATCCGCGAGATTGCGCACCGCAAAGTACGTATCGCGGAGGTCACCACGGAGCAGCCTTCGCCTTTCGCGTCCTCGTTGTTGTTTAACTACACCGGCGCATTTATGTACGAGGGCGATAGCCCGCTGGCAGAAAAGCGTGCGGCAGCCCTTGCCCTTGACCCGGCATTATTGGCTAAGTTATTGGGCACGGTGGAGTTACGTGAGCTTCTTGAGCCCGAGATTATCGCTGAGGTCCATGCCCAGCTGCAGCGCACCGATCCCACCCGACGCCCGCAGACCAGTGAACAGGTCGCTGATATGTTGCGGGTTATTGGCCCCATCCCGGTAGATAATTTAGGTGAGCACACCGATGTGCCGCTCCAGACCTTGCACCAGCAACTTAGCCATCGCATCATGGAAGTTCGCATCGGCGGGCGCATGCACTTAGCCCAAGCCCAAGACGCCGCATTGCTTCGCGATGGCCTCGGCATTCCTGTCCCACCGGGTACCCCCGCGCAGGTAGAAACGATTACTGATGCCCTCGACCAGCTGGTATCGCGCTGGGCACGCACCAGAGGTCCGTTTGTGCTGCGAGAGCTTGCCGATGCCTTCTCCCTCTCCGTCTCCATCGCGCATTCCACGATTAGCCGCATGGACTCGGTCATCGACGGCCACTACCGCCGGGGCGTGGATGAAGTCGAATACTGTGCGAATGAAGTCCTGCGCGTTATTCGCTCTCGCTCTTTGGCACGTGCCCGCGCGCAGACCGAACCTGTATCTGCCGCGACCTTTGGCCGCTTCCTACCGGACTGGAACAACGTGGCACCGGTGATTGAAGGTGCCACCGGTAATATGCGCCGGCCCTCCCTGCGGGGCGCCGATGGTGTCTATGCCGTACTCGAACAACTTGCCGGGGTGCGCCTGCCGGCTTCTGCCTGGGAATCGATGGTGCTGCCATCCCGCGTTGGTGACTATTCACCTCTCATGCTCGATGAGCTAACCGCTAACGGCGAAGTGCTCATCGTCGGTGCGGGCAAAGCAGGCTCTTCTGATCCCTGGGTGATGCTGCTTCCTGCCGATTACGCCGCGGGGCTAGTGCCCATCCAGGATGAGGAAATCTCAGGTCTTACTGGATTACAAGAATCTATCTTGGCGTTGCTCTCGCGCGGCGGTGGTTTCCTTTTCGCCGATATTTACCGCGATACCTCCATTTCTAATGAGCGCGGATTAGACGTGGGTGTCGGCGCTGGTAGTGATGCCCCCACTACCGACCAAGTACGTGAAGCACTCTGGGGACTAGTAGAGATGGGCCTTGTCAGCCCCGATTCTTTTGCACCTATCCGCACTAGGCTTTCCGCGCACGGGTCTGGGCGCAGCGCGCATAAGCAAAAGCGCCGCCCGCAGCGCTCCCGCCTGCGCATGGGACGCACCTCTTTCGCCCAAACCCAACGCGCGAACCCCACCCCGCCGGACATGAATGGTCGCTGGGCGTTGACCATCCCGGCGTCGCACGATGCCACGGCGCGCTCGGCTGCCCAAGGCGAAGCCTGGCTGGATCGCTACGGCGTGGTCACCCGCGGCTCGGTGGTCTCTGAAGATGTCCTCGGCGGATTCGCCCTGGCTTATAAGGTTCTGTCCGGTTTTGAAGAATCCGGCAAAGCCATGCGCGGATACGTCATTGAAGGACTCGGTGCCGCCCAATTTTCCACGCCAGCGGTCATTGACCGGCTGCGCGGGTTGAGTGATTCCCCGGATATCACCGGTTGGCCATCTGGCACCACCACGCCCGATACCGTGGTGCTTGCCGCCTGTGACCCGGCCAACCCCTACGGTGCTGCTTTGCCATGGCCGCAACAAGGACCATCGCGTGCCGCCGGTGCGCTCGTTGTGCTTATCGATGGCCTCTGCGCAGCACACCTCACCCGCGGGGGCAAGACACTCACGACCTTCTTTGATCAGCTGCCTGAAGGCATCGAGCATGCCCAAGCACTCGAATATGTCTACCGTGCTCTCATGGCTCTGATTTCCACCGGACGCTTCAGCCCGCTGGTCATCGAAAAGGCCAACGGCACTTCCATCTTCGATTCCACAATTGCGAATCAATTTCGCGCCCTTGGCGCTGGTATTAGCCCCCGCGGTATCCGCCTTGCCACCAAGTCCGCCGCCCCTCGCGTGCCCAATGCGCCGGGCACGAGGAGAGAACATGGCACGACGAATGCACCCGGTACCTTCGAATGGGAAGTAGACGCTGAGCCGGACACCGAAGCGCCGAGCCCGCGGCGGGGCAGAAGCATCAACGAGGCACTAGACGAGCTCAGCTTCGATGATCCACCGACGGAAGAACCTCCACAACAACGAAGCTCTGGACCGATGCGTCCGCGCCGGGGACCGCAGCCGCCACGAGGAAGAGGAAGGCGATAA
- a CDS encoding 3'(2'),5'-bisphosphate nucleotidase CysQ, translating to MTVQLSDARLTNMIAEGCGEILKGVRKGGLLRGRALGDAGDELAQSWISRVLEQHRPNDGFLSEEAVDDLDRLGKERVWIVDPLDGTKEFATGRQDWAVHIALVIDGIPKHAAVGLPDLGVTFKSSDVRAVQGPLAKKFVVSRNRPPKVAQYITQQMGYETVGIGSAGAKAMHVLLGDYDGYIHAGGQYEWDQAAPVGVALASGLHCSRLDGSPISFNNEDTYIPDLVVCRPELADEILEHAAKFAAESLSS from the coding sequence ATGACAGTCCAGCTCTCTGATGCTCGCTTAACCAATATGATCGCTGAAGGATGCGGCGAGATTTTAAAAGGTGTCCGTAAAGGCGGCCTTCTGCGCGGCCGCGCCTTGGGAGACGCTGGTGATGAACTAGCCCAATCGTGGATCTCCCGCGTCTTAGAACAACACCGCCCCAACGACGGATTCCTATCCGAAGAAGCCGTTGATGACCTAGACCGGCTCGGCAAAGAGCGCGTGTGGATTGTGGACCCACTCGATGGCACCAAAGAGTTTGCCACCGGCCGCCAGGACTGGGCAGTGCACATTGCACTCGTCATCGATGGCATCCCCAAGCACGCCGCGGTAGGTCTGCCAGACTTGGGCGTTACCTTTAAATCCTCTGATGTGCGCGCTGTGCAGGGACCGCTGGCTAAGAAATTCGTGGTCTCGCGCAACCGCCCTCCTAAGGTCGCGCAATACATCACGCAGCAGATGGGCTACGAAACAGTAGGCATCGGTTCTGCTGGGGCCAAAGCCATGCACGTCCTTTTAGGCGATTATGACGGCTATATCCATGCCGGCGGACAATACGAGTGGGATCAGGCAGCCCCAGTAGGTGTGGCCTTAGCCTCAGGCCTGCACTGTTCACGCCTTGACGGCAGCCCAATAAGCTTTAACAATGAAGACACTTACATCCCCGATTTAGTGGTATGCCGTCCAGAATTAGCCGATGAAATCTTGGAGCACGCAGCCAAGTTCGCAGCTGAAAGTCTCAGCTCCTAG
- a CDS encoding thymidylate synthase → MTNAASIPTPYEELLKNVLENGAQKSDRTGTGTRSLFGHQLRYDLSKSFPLLTTKKVYFHGVIGELLWFLRGESNVSWLQENKIRIWNEWADDNGELGPVYGVQWRSWPTPDGQHIDQIQAVMDQLKNNPDSRRILVSAWNVSELDKMALMPCHLLFQLYVAEGKLSMQVYQRSADMFLGVPFNIASYAALTHMFAQQADLEVGELIWTGGDVHIYNNHVEQVKEQLSREPREYPQLKLKKAQSIFDYNFEDFEVEGYDPHPAIKAPVSV, encoded by the coding sequence ATGACTAACGCCGCTTCCATCCCAACTCCATATGAAGAGCTTTTAAAAAACGTCTTAGAAAACGGTGCTCAAAAATCCGACCGCACCGGCACCGGAACGCGGTCACTTTTCGGACATCAGCTACGTTATGACTTAAGCAAGTCTTTTCCACTGCTGACCACCAAGAAGGTTTATTTCCACGGTGTTATCGGCGAATTGCTGTGGTTCTTACGCGGGGAATCCAACGTCTCGTGGCTGCAGGAAAACAAGATTCGTATCTGGAACGAGTGGGCTGATGACAACGGCGAGCTTGGCCCTGTCTACGGCGTGCAGTGGCGCTCCTGGCCTACTCCAGATGGCCAACACATTGACCAGATCCAGGCAGTGATGGATCAGCTAAAGAATAATCCTGATTCGCGCCGCATCTTGGTCTCTGCGTGGAATGTTTCTGAGCTAGACAAGATGGCCCTGATGCCATGCCACTTGCTCTTCCAGCTCTATGTTGCCGAAGGCAAGCTATCGATGCAGGTTTACCAGCGCTCCGCCGACATGTTTTTGGGAGTTCCATTCAACATTGCTTCCTATGCGGCACTGACCCATATGTTTGCCCAGCAGGCAGACCTGGAAGTTGGTGAACTCATCTGGACCGGTGGCGATGTGCACATCTACAATAACCACGTTGAGCAGGTCAAAGAGCAGCTCTCCCGTGAACCACGGGAATACCCACAGCTGAAGTTGAAGAAGGCACAGAGCATCTTTGACTATAACTTCGAGGACTTTGAGGTAGAAGGTTATGACCCACACCCAGCTATCAAAGCTCCAGTGTCAGTCTAG
- a CDS encoding dihydrofolate reductase, with protein MSFLGAIWAQSLDGIIGDGKQMPWHVPEDLAHFKEVTLGSPVIMGRNTWESLPEKFRPLPGRENFVLSTREPGQWSNGATVLNRLPELTEGWIMGGGKLYASTLEQMDVLEVTLMDVNVADAYGDDAVFAPYIPETFSQTSDSGWQTSAKGHLTIPNQPASELPVKYRFISYERKDAA; from the coding sequence ATGAGCTTTCTTGGTGCGATTTGGGCACAGTCCTTGGATGGAATCATCGGCGACGGCAAACAAATGCCGTGGCACGTACCGGAAGATTTAGCTCATTTTAAAGAAGTCACCCTGGGCAGCCCGGTGATTATGGGACGCAATACCTGGGAGTCACTTCCTGAGAAATTCCGTCCGCTTCCCGGACGTGAGAACTTTGTGCTTTCAACGCGTGAGCCTGGCCAGTGGTCTAACGGCGCGACGGTCTTAAACCGCCTGCCTGAATTGACCGAAGGATGGATCATGGGCGGCGGCAAGCTGTATGCCTCTACTTTGGAGCAGATGGATGTCCTGGAGGTAACTCTAATGGACGTCAATGTTGCCGACGCATATGGCGATGATGCTGTCTTTGCACCCTATATTCCTGAGACTTTTAGCCAGACTTCTGATTCCGGATGGCAGACCTCAGCAAAAGGTCATCTGACCATTCCGAATCAGCCGGCCAGCGAGCTGCCCGTTAAGTATCGATTTATTAGTTATGAACGAAAGGACGCTGCCTAA
- a CDS encoding mycoredoxin, which yields MAIVTPETTEHVTVFFADWCPFCARLRADLDQSKTPYAAVDVDNGAEGNDELNEWIKSVNNGNRVVPTVLYSDGTHATNPPASDVRAKLEELSN from the coding sequence ATGGCAATCGTAACTCCTGAAACCACCGAACACGTCACTGTTTTCTTCGCCGACTGGTGCCCATTTTGTGCCCGTCTGCGCGCAGACTTAGACCAGTCGAAAACCCCTTATGCGGCCGTTGACGTTGATAACGGCGCAGAGGGTAATGACGAGCTCAATGAGTGGATTAAGTCCGTCAATAATGGCAACCGCGTTGTTCCCACCGTGCTGTACTCCGATGGCACCCACGCCACCAACCCACCGGCTAGTGACGTGCGCGCAAAGCTCGAGGAGCTAAGTAATTAA